In Streptomyces sp. NBC_01551, one DNA window encodes the following:
- a CDS encoding TetR/AcrR family transcriptional regulator produces MTVEKTPGERPAPVRRDARRNRDLLVAAAREAFAAQGLDAPLDDIARRAGVGNATLYRHFPGRAALVNAVFEGALAGTMSAGEQARAAEDAWTGLTGYLGAVFAVLAADRGTNDLMTTGLEGVRALDDVHAHNRETMELLLARAREQGAVRADVTTEDLLLALAVLGRAVPALTTTGPDGWRRSLALLLDGLRAAGPAAALPGPAPSPDELGEVLRAMGPHGR; encoded by the coding sequence ATGACGGTCGAGAAGACGCCCGGTGAGCGGCCCGCCCCGGTACGGCGCGACGCGCGGCGCAACCGCGACCTGCTCGTCGCGGCGGCCCGCGAGGCCTTCGCCGCCCAGGGCCTGGACGCCCCGCTCGACGACATCGCCCGCCGGGCCGGCGTCGGCAACGCCACCCTCTACCGGCACTTCCCCGGCCGCGCGGCGCTGGTGAACGCGGTGTTCGAGGGCGCGCTGGCCGGCACGATGAGCGCCGGGGAACAGGCGCGGGCCGCCGAGGACGCCTGGACCGGCCTGACCGGCTACCTCGGCGCGGTCTTCGCGGTCCTGGCCGCCGACCGCGGCACCAACGACCTGATGACCACCGGCCTCGAAGGGGTGCGCGCGCTGGACGACGTCCACGCGCACAACCGGGAGACCATGGAGCTGCTGCTCGCCCGGGCCCGGGAACAGGGCGCGGTCCGGGCCGACGTCACCACCGAGGACCTGCTGCTCGCCCTGGCCGTGCTCGGCCGCGCCGTCCCCGCCCTGACGACCACCGGCCCGGACGGCTGGCGCCGGAGCCTGGCACTGCTGCTCGACGGGCTGCGCGCCGCCGGACCGGCCGCCGCGCTGCCCGGCCCGGCCCCTTCCCCCGACGAACTCGGCGAGGTCCTGCGCGCCATGGGTCCGCACGGGCGTTAG
- a CDS encoding bifunctional [glutamine synthetase] adenylyltransferase/[glutamine synthetase]-adenylyl-L-tyrosine phosphorylase: protein MTVPGRRSSTFIRLLRSGFTDPSAAARLLDSDALAAVRTDPVLLDALGGTADPDLALRGLVRIAEAQAPEQLPVLLDTLVSAKPLRDRLLGVLGASEALADHLARHPRDWQTLVTYEAADLHPGLAEFERGLADAHDPVSLRVDYRRCLLSIAARDVCGTIDVAQTAAELADLATATLRAALRIASAAAPEDAAACRLAVIAMGKCGGNELNYVSDVDVIFVGDATNGTDEAKAVQAATRLASHLMRICSETTVEGTIWPVDANLRPEGRNGPLVRTLASHLAYYQRWAKTWEFQALLKARAVAGDEALGAEYIAAISPLVWQAAERENFVPDVQKMRRRVVDNIPAAQVDRELKLGPGGLRDVEFAVQLLQLVHGRSDATLHSGSTLDALHALAAGGYVGRADAAQLHDAYRFLRAMEHRIQLYRLRRTHLVPEDEADLRRLGRSLGLRTEPVAELNKAWRRHASVVRRLHEKLFYRPLLDAVAQLTPGETRLSPRAAGQRLEALGYADPGAALRHLEALTSGVSRKAAIQRTLLPVLLGWFADSADPDAGLLNFRKVSDALGKTPWYLRLLRDEGAAAENLARVLSAGRLAPDLLLRAPEAVALLGDPEGLLPRTHEALEQEVLAAVGRAEDPETAVAVARGVRRRELFRTTAADIIGSYGTEDSPAVEDPGALVDRVGSAVSDLTAATVAGALRAAVRSHWGETLPTRFAVIGVGRFGGHELGYGSDADVLFVHEPREGVDEQEAAKAAQAVIAEMRRLLQLPSTDPPLLIDADLRPEGRSGPLVRTLASYAAYYRRWSLTWESQALLRAEPVAGDEELGRRFIELIDPLRYPAEGLGEDAVREIRRLKARMEAERLPRGADPTLHTKLGRGGLSDVEWTVQLMQMRHAWAEPGLRTTRTREALAAAHRAELIPTEEAQILDEAWVLATRVRNAVMLVRGRAGDTFPSEARELAAVGRYLGYAEGTVGELLDDYRRITRRARAVVDELFYGA, encoded by the coding sequence ATGACAGTCCCGGGACGCAGGAGCAGCACCTTCATCCGGCTGCTCCGCAGCGGCTTCACCGACCCGTCGGCCGCCGCCCGGCTGCTCGACTCCGACGCGCTGGCCGCCGTACGCACCGACCCGGTGCTCCTCGACGCCCTCGGCGGGACCGCCGATCCCGACCTCGCCCTGCGCGGGCTCGTCCGGATCGCCGAGGCGCAGGCCCCCGAACAACTTCCCGTGCTCCTCGACACCCTCGTCAGCGCCAAGCCGCTGCGCGACCGGCTGCTCGGCGTGCTCGGCGCCTCCGAGGCCCTCGCCGACCACCTCGCCCGCCATCCGCGGGACTGGCAGACCCTCGTCACCTACGAGGCCGCCGACCTGCACCCCGGACTCGCCGAGTTCGAACGCGGGCTGGCCGACGCCCACGACCCCGTCTCGCTGCGCGTCGACTACCGCCGCTGCCTGCTCTCCATCGCCGCCCGCGACGTCTGCGGCACCATCGACGTCGCCCAGACCGCCGCCGAACTCGCCGACCTCGCCACCGCCACCCTGCGCGCGGCCCTGCGGATCGCGAGCGCGGCCGCCCCCGAGGACGCCGCCGCCTGCCGGCTCGCCGTCATCGCCATGGGCAAGTGCGGCGGCAACGAGCTGAACTACGTCTCCGACGTCGACGTCATCTTCGTCGGGGACGCGACCAACGGCACCGACGAGGCCAAAGCGGTCCAGGCCGCCACCCGGCTCGCCTCCCACCTCATGCGGATCTGCTCCGAGACCACCGTCGAGGGCACCATCTGGCCCGTCGACGCCAACCTCCGCCCCGAGGGCCGCAACGGCCCCCTGGTCCGCACCCTCGCCTCCCACCTCGCCTACTACCAGCGCTGGGCCAAGACCTGGGAGTTCCAGGCCCTCCTCAAGGCCCGCGCCGTCGCCGGGGACGAGGCGCTCGGCGCCGAGTACATCGCGGCCATAAGCCCGCTCGTCTGGCAGGCCGCCGAACGCGAGAACTTCGTCCCCGACGTCCAGAAGATGCGCCGCCGCGTCGTCGACAACATCCCCGCCGCCCAGGTCGACCGCGAACTCAAACTCGGCCCCGGCGGCCTGCGCGACGTCGAGTTCGCCGTCCAGCTGCTCCAGCTCGTGCACGGCCGCAGCGACGCCACCCTGCACTCCGGCAGCACGCTCGACGCCCTGCACGCCCTCGCCGCCGGCGGCTACGTCGGCCGCGCCGACGCCGCCCAGCTGCACGACGCCTACCGGTTCCTGCGCGCCATGGAACACCGCATCCAGCTCTACCGGCTGCGCCGCACCCACCTCGTCCCCGAGGACGAGGCCGACCTGCGCCGCCTCGGCCGCTCCCTGGGCCTGCGCACCGAACCCGTCGCCGAGCTCAACAAGGCCTGGCGCCGGCACGCCTCCGTGGTCCGGCGCCTGCACGAGAAGCTCTTCTACCGCCCGCTCCTCGACGCGGTCGCCCAGCTCACCCCCGGCGAGACCCGGCTCTCCCCGCGCGCGGCCGGCCAGCGCCTCGAAGCCCTCGGGTACGCCGACCCGGGCGCCGCCCTGCGCCACCTGGAGGCCCTCACCTCCGGCGTCAGCCGCAAGGCCGCCATCCAGCGCACCCTGCTGCCCGTGCTGCTCGGCTGGTTCGCCGACTCCGCCGACCCGGACGCCGGCCTGCTCAACTTCCGCAAGGTCTCCGACGCCCTCGGCAAGACCCCCTGGTACCTGCGGCTGCTGCGCGACGAGGGCGCCGCCGCCGAGAACCTGGCCCGCGTCCTGTCCGCCGGACGGCTCGCCCCGGACCTGCTGTTGCGCGCCCCCGAGGCCGTCGCCCTGCTCGGCGACCCCGAAGGCCTGCTGCCCCGGACCCACGAGGCCCTCGAACAGGAGGTGCTGGCCGCCGTCGGACGCGCCGAGGACCCCGAGACCGCCGTCGCCGTCGCCCGCGGGGTGCGCCGCCGCGAGCTGTTCCGTACCACCGCCGCCGACATCATCGGCTCGTACGGCACGGAGGACAGCCCGGCCGTCGAGGACCCCGGGGCACTCGTCGACCGGGTCGGCAGCGCCGTCTCCGACCTCACCGCCGCCACCGTCGCCGGAGCGCTGCGCGCCGCCGTCCGCAGCCACTGGGGCGAGACCCTGCCCACCCGCTTCGCGGTCATCGGCGTCGGCCGCTTCGGCGGGCACGAACTCGGCTACGGCTCCGACGCCGACGTGCTCTTCGTCCACGAACCCCGCGAGGGCGTCGACGAGCAGGAGGCCGCCAAGGCCGCGCAGGCCGTCATCGCCGAGATGCGCCGGCTGCTCCAGCTCCCCAGCACCGACCCGCCGCTGCTCATCGACGCCGACCTGCGGCCCGAGGGGCGTTCCGGCCCGCTGGTGCGGACCCTCGCCTCGTACGCCGCGTACTACCGGCGCTGGTCCCTGACCTGGGAGAGCCAGGCCCTGCTGCGCGCCGAACCGGTCGCCGGGGACGAGGAGCTGGGCCGCCGCTTCATCGAGCTCATCGACCCGCTGCGCTACCCGGCGGAGGGGCTCGGCGAGGACGCCGTACGGGAGATCCGCCGGCTCAAGGCCCGGATGGAGGCGGAGCGGCTGCCGCGCGGCGCCGACCCGACCCTGCACACCAAGCTCGGCCGGGGCGGGCTCAGCGACGTCGAGTGGACCGTCCAGCTGATGCAGATGCGGCACGCCTGGGCGGAACCCGGCCTGCGCACCACGCGGACCCGCGAGGCGCTGGCCGCCGCGCACCGGGCCGAGCTGATCCCGACCGAGGAGGCGCAGATCCTGGACGAGGCGTGGGTGCTCGCCACCCGCGTCCGCAACGCGGTGATGCTGGTCCGGGGCCGGGCCGGGGACACCTTCCCCTCCGAGGCCCGCGAACTGGCCGCCGTCGGACGGTACCTGGGCTACGCGGAGGGCACGGTCGGCGAGCTGCTGGACGACTACCGGCGCATCACGCGGCGCGCCCGGGCGGTCGTGGACGAGCTGTTCTACGGGGCGTAG
- a CDS encoding PIG-L family deacetylase, producing the protein MPDARARAGSHDADGDPQPQRRPQPHEHRHPHLNRRHHPHRHPHLHRYWHRLVKIVAFCAATAAGSMLILRGNEALAGLDSPAFPDTGPPAAAAAPPEAPDPGRVLQIVAHPDDDLYFMNPDLRYSISAGHPVTSVYLTSGEADGINAGAAGKSSTAPDKPAYAEARQNGIRAAYAKMATGDRTSAWKRTVIPTDGGGLAELDVLVARPEVNLVWLQMREAGNVYADRPDSLHGLWDGRVERLESMLASGTPVRRPYTYSKEQVVRTLLGVLERYRPTTVRMQDPSPGRDPATKRYTDHQDHFYGARFAQAALAAYAKDVAAGDRPHFAVQNYLGYLNGSLPSSLDPAEAGEKLDILDTYAWLDRSDHCGSEAGCGDLKVADHPAGNNWAQSINYARGTSTSWLTSDGEHGLWAFKVLDGQVALWHRAGLIGAWSGPRLLPGTGMDPGISTVTLPDGRIAAFGTRTSFGERPADYGREVVYAVQRAPGSEEFGAWQSLGTPETSDDEWTSDISAPAVSVDGTGQPAVYVRDGAHTLRGRVRAADGGWGPWQRHGGAGLAGNPVTAVDGAGRRMVFASTAKTVVGWVQPAPGAPLGPVTATGLPDAALPLTAQGREGGVRLWLRKPGSGNVRTALVTGDGGLKAGGLTDLGGLSGFGAVTASGHLLAGRAAGGRLGAEVGPGRPWERSPLMFVGSPSSTMTGPNTVSLAVVGLDARLYVTSSQEAPDAHLAPWQPVGPPNTGS; encoded by the coding sequence ATGCCCGACGCACGCGCCCGCGCGGGCTCCCACGATGCCGACGGGGACCCCCAGCCCCAGCGGCGCCCCCAGCCCCACGAGCACCGTCACCCCCACTTGAACCGGCGCCACCACCCGCATCGGCACCCCCACCTGCACCGCTACTGGCACCGGCTGGTCAAGATCGTCGCCTTCTGCGCCGCCACCGCCGCCGGCAGCATGCTCATACTCCGGGGGAACGAGGCCCTGGCCGGGCTCGACTCCCCCGCCTTCCCCGACACCGGGCCGCCGGCCGCCGCGGCCGCCCCGCCCGAGGCCCCGGACCCCGGCCGGGTCCTCCAGATCGTCGCCCACCCCGACGACGACCTCTACTTCATGAACCCGGACCTGCGGTACTCCATATCCGCCGGCCACCCCGTGACCTCGGTCTACCTGACCTCCGGCGAGGCCGACGGCATCAACGCCGGCGCCGCCGGGAAGTCCTCCACCGCACCGGACAAGCCCGCCTACGCCGAGGCCCGCCAGAACGGCATCCGCGCCGCCTACGCCAAGATGGCCACCGGCGACCGCACCAGCGCCTGGAAGCGCACCGTCATCCCGACCGACGGCGGCGGCCTCGCCGAGCTCGACGTCCTCGTCGCCCGGCCCGAGGTCAACCTGGTCTGGCTCCAGATGCGCGAGGCGGGCAACGTCTACGCCGACCGGCCCGACAGCCTGCACGGCCTGTGGGACGGCCGGGTGGAGCGCCTGGAGTCGATGCTCGCCTCCGGCACCCCGGTCCGGCGGCCGTACACGTACAGCAAGGAGCAGGTCGTACGGACCCTGCTCGGCGTCCTGGAGCGGTACCGGCCCACGACGGTGCGGATGCAGGACCCGTCCCCCGGGCGCGATCCCGCCACCAAGCGGTACACCGACCACCAGGACCACTTCTACGGGGCCCGGTTCGCCCAGGCGGCGCTCGCCGCGTACGCGAAGGACGTGGCCGCCGGGGACCGCCCGCACTTCGCGGTGCAGAACTACCTCGGGTACCTCAACGGCTCGCTGCCCAGCTCCCTGGACCCGGCCGAGGCCGGGGAGAAGCTGGACATCCTGGACACCTACGCCTGGCTCGACCGGAGCGACCACTGCGGCAGCGAGGCCGGCTGCGGCGACCTCAAGGTGGCCGACCACCCTGCGGGCAACAACTGGGCCCAGTCCATCAACTACGCCCGCGGCACCAGCACCTCCTGGCTGACCTCCGACGGGGAGCACGGCCTGTGGGCGTTCAAGGTGCTCGACGGCCAGGTCGCGCTCTGGCACCGGGCCGGCCTGATCGGCGCCTGGAGCGGACCCCGGCTGCTGCCCGGCACCGGCATGGACCCGGGCATCTCCACCGTGACCCTGCCGGACGGCAGGATCGCCGCCTTCGGCACCCGCACCTCCTTCGGCGAGCGGCCCGCGGACTACGGGCGCGAGGTCGTGTACGCCGTGCAGCGGGCGCCCGGCTCCGAGGAGTTCGGGGCGTGGCAGTCGCTGGGCACACCCGAGACCTCCGACGACGAGTGGACCTCCGACATCAGCGCCCCGGCCGTCTCGGTCGACGGCACCGGGCAGCCGGCCGTGTACGTCCGCGACGGCGCTCACACCCTGCGCGGGCGGGTCCGGGCGGCCGACGGCGGCTGGGGCCCGTGGCAGCGGCACGGCGGCGCCGGCCTGGCCGGCAACCCGGTCACGGCCGTGGACGGCGCCGGGCGGCGCATGGTGTTCGCCAGTACGGCCAAGACGGTGGTGGGCTGGGTCCAGCCGGCGCCGGGCGCCCCGCTGGGCCCGGTCACCGCGACCGGGCTGCCGGACGCCGCGCTCCCGCTCACGGCGCAGGGCCGCGAGGGCGGGGTGCGGCTGTGGCTGCGCAAGCCGGGCTCGGGCAACGTCCGCACCGCCCTGGTGACGGGCGACGGCGGGCTGAAGGCCGGCGGCCTCACCGACCTCGGCGGGCTCTCCGGCTTCGGCGCGGTGACGGCCAGCGGGCACCTGCTCGCGGGGCGTGCGGCGGGCGGCCGGCTGGGCGCCGAGGTGGGCCCGGGCCGCCCGTGGGAGCGCTCGCCGCTGATGTTCGTCGGCTCGCCCTCCAGCACCATGACCGGGCCGAACACGGTGAGCCTGGCGGTGGTCGGGCTCGACGCGCGGCTGTACGTGACCTCGTCCCAGGAAGCCCCGGACGCGCATCTGGCGCCGTGGCAGCCGGTGGGACCGCCCAACACGGGGTCGTAA
- a CDS encoding PIG-L family deacetylase, whose amino-acid sequence MPVARRHVLAALLTVLTAGATGVLAVAGGRQTAAEAGERDRPVTVGPISTTAGSIVQIVAHPDDDLFFMNPDLSRSLGAGTTLTTTYLTSGESDGRNEARGASAKDPAQPADRSHYAEARQNGIRAAYAQMATGDRTSPWRRTVIPTAGGAWAELDVLIAKPEINLVFFQLREARSPAGDNKDSLHGLWDGRIPALGAQLTAGTPVKQQFTYTKDQLTAAIAGVLERYKPTTIRMQDPTPGRYENTGKYTDHQDHMYGARFVQAATARYAAQVKDRPRFSVQNYLGYHNGTLPHALDPQTAEAKVGVLKTYAWQDHQDYCGSPSGCGDRKVAGSPTGRNWAQSLRYARADGTSWLAEGLDGRLWAFAALDGRMAVWERERDRWTGPALLPGTGIDPGATTARYPDGRLAVLATRTVLGDRPQDYRREVVYAVQSAPGGAFGPWQSLGSPEREDEHSTSAISGPSAAVDQEGRLTVYVRDARRTLRARVQEPSGRFTDWQRLGGWDLQSDPVTVVDAAGRRHVYATNTRSVLAWIQPRPGAPVQGPFPTHLPATTVPLSAARDGAGVRLWFRRPDSGVVRTALVTAGSGKPTVSRVNEVGGRAGYGAVGVAGRLVVGRADSGTVSTASLAGAPAWTQSGMLYAGAPAAILDPAGVTTTAVLGLDAELHVTTTPPAGTDRPAWHMAVPRLP is encoded by the coding sequence ATGCCCGTAGCCCGCCGCCACGTCCTCGCGGCTCTGCTCACCGTGCTGACCGCGGGCGCCACGGGCGTACTCGCCGTCGCGGGCGGCCGGCAGACGGCGGCCGAAGCCGGGGAGAGGGACCGCCCGGTCACCGTCGGCCCCATCAGCACCACGGCCGGGTCCATCGTCCAGATCGTCGCGCACCCGGACGACGACCTGTTCTTCATGAACCCCGACCTCAGCCGCTCCCTGGGAGCCGGCACCACGCTCACCACCACCTACCTCACCTCCGGCGAGTCCGACGGCCGCAACGAGGCCCGCGGCGCCTCCGCCAAGGACCCGGCGCAGCCAGCCGACCGCTCGCACTACGCGGAGGCCCGGCAGAACGGCATCCGCGCCGCCTACGCCCAGATGGCCACCGGCGACCGGACGAGCCCGTGGCGGCGCACCGTCATACCCACCGCCGGCGGCGCGTGGGCCGAGCTCGACGTCCTCATCGCCAAGCCGGAGATCAACCTGGTCTTCTTCCAGCTGCGCGAGGCCCGCAGTCCGGCCGGGGACAACAAGGACAGCCTGCACGGGCTGTGGGACGGCCGGATACCCGCGCTCGGCGCCCAGCTGACCGCCGGAACCCCGGTCAAGCAGCAGTTCACGTACACCAAGGACCAGCTGACGGCCGCGATAGCCGGGGTCCTGGAGCGGTACAAGCCGACGACGATACGGATGCAGGACCCCACGCCGGGGCGCTACGAGAACACCGGCAAGTACACCGACCACCAGGACCACATGTACGGCGCCCGCTTCGTACAGGCCGCCACCGCGCGCTACGCCGCGCAGGTCAAGGACCGGCCGCGGTTCTCCGTACAGAACTACCTCGGCTACCACAACGGCACCCTGCCGCACGCGCTCGACCCGCAGACGGCCGAGGCGAAGGTCGGCGTCCTGAAGACGTACGCCTGGCAGGACCACCAGGACTACTGCGGCAGCCCCTCCGGCTGCGGCGACCGCAAGGTGGCCGGCAGCCCCACCGGGCGCAACTGGGCCCAGTCGCTGCGCTACGCGCGCGCCGACGGCACCTCCTGGCTGGCGGAGGGCCTCGACGGCCGGCTGTGGGCGTTCGCCGCCCTCGACGGCCGGATGGCCGTGTGGGAGCGCGAGCGGGACCGCTGGACGGGCCCGGCCCTCCTGCCCGGCACCGGCATCGACCCGGGCGCCACCACCGCCCGCTACCCCGACGGCCGCCTCGCGGTGCTCGCCACCCGCACCGTCCTCGGCGACCGGCCGCAGGACTACCGGCGCGAGGTCGTGTACGCGGTGCAGTCCGCGCCCGGCGGCGCGTTCGGGCCGTGGCAGTCGCTCGGCAGCCCCGAGCGGGAGGACGAGCACAGCACCTCTGCGATCAGCGGGCCCTCGGCCGCCGTCGACCAGGAAGGCCGCCTGACGGTCTACGTCCGCGACGCGCGCCGCACCCTGCGCGCCCGGGTCCAGGAGCCGTCGGGCCGGTTCACCGACTGGCAGCGGCTCGGCGGCTGGGACCTGCAGAGCGACCCGGTGACGGTGGTCGACGCGGCCGGGCGGCGCCACGTGTACGCCACCAACACCCGTTCGGTGCTGGCCTGGATCCAGCCCCGTCCGGGCGCGCCCGTCCAGGGGCCGTTCCCGACGCACCTCCCGGCGACGACGGTCCCGCTCTCGGCCGCCCGGGACGGCGCGGGCGTCCGGCTCTGGTTCCGCCGCCCCGACTCGGGCGTGGTGCGCACCGCCCTGGTCACGGCGGGTTCCGGCAAGCCGACGGTGTCCCGGGTCAACGAGGTGGGCGGCCGGGCCGGCTACGGCGCGGTCGGCGTCGCGGGCCGGCTCGTCGTGGGCCGCGCCGACAGCGGCACGGTCAGCACGGCGTCCCTCGCCGGCGCGCCCGCGTGGACCCAGTCCGGGATGCTGTACGCCGGGGCGCCGGCGGCGATCCTCGACCCGGCGGGCGTCACCACGACGGCGGTCCTCGGCCTGGACGCCGAGCTCCACGTCACCACGACCCCGCCGGCGGGCACCGACCGGCCGGCCTGGCACATGGCGGTCCCGCGGCTGCCCTGA
- a CDS encoding response regulator: protein MKDAADLIDALTALAWPLIAGLALWRLFPVVKEVLRSRGFTVKVGAAELTVQEISDQLLRTTADMQGKLASVTPSPLALESLPGRTLRSVLWVDDAPRNNAYEAAQLRALGVSVVQVSSTREAVTALSSATPPFDALISDLARTEDGTLHPTAGLDLTRELRARGERVPVFVYTSRPGSAREGDILAAGANGVATAPTELFELLHEVGGFPREQGAGTPA, encoded by the coding sequence ATGAAGGACGCCGCGGACCTGATCGACGCGCTGACCGCCCTGGCGTGGCCGCTCATCGCGGGGCTGGCGCTGTGGCGGCTCTTCCCGGTCGTCAAAGAGGTCCTGCGCTCCCGGGGCTTCACGGTGAAGGTCGGCGCCGCGGAGCTGACGGTCCAGGAGATCTCGGACCAGCTGCTGCGGACGACGGCCGACATGCAGGGCAAGCTGGCGTCGGTCACGCCGTCCCCGCTCGCACTGGAATCCCTGCCGGGGCGCACCCTGCGCAGCGTCCTGTGGGTGGACGACGCCCCGCGCAACAACGCCTACGAGGCGGCCCAGCTCCGGGCCCTGGGCGTGAGCGTCGTACAGGTCTCCTCGACCCGGGAGGCGGTCACGGCCCTCTCCTCGGCCACGCCCCCGTTCGACGCCCTGATCTCGGACCTGGCCCGCACCGAGGACGGCACCCTCCACCCCACGGCGGGCCTGGACCTGACCCGCGAACTGCGCGCCCGGGGGGAGCGGGTCCCCGTGTTCGTGTACACCTCCCGCCCGGGATCCGCCCGCGAGGGCGACATCCTGGCGGCCGGCGCCAACGGCGTCGCCACCGCGCCGACGGAGCTGTTCGAGCTGCTCCACGAGGTCGGCGGCTTCCCCCGCGAGCAGGGCGCCGGGACACCGGCGTGA
- a CDS encoding tetratricopeptide repeat protein: MPSPTGKARRPFGAGREILIWSAAAFGTYAIGVAAYLGQFPWSKAWGVLGSTAVIGTATLAVGLLLGFLFGLPRTVEDSGAPPATGDARTGDPWPVYRSNTNLEQISDWLTKILVGVGLIQLVRIPEAARSLAHWLTPSLGSVPSSGAFAMGIVVYNLVAGFLIGYLVTRLRMARALSSADAEIRDEKIALQDAIWSLAPEPEGTRGFGVMGAPERRKVVELDSRVRRLEGAGGQLDADTYRLLAEHLERAGRYEDAETTYLKAAEAEPDDPAPLNSAGALRSTHLSDYDGAEALFRKAAVLDPAYTPALYNLARNEQRRGRTAQAMTYLATAIAADPATYAPTARSDELFRDLRTDPLFRRITRSTGDQPGSDS; encoded by the coding sequence ATGCCCTCACCCACGGGGAAGGCGCGGCGCCCCTTCGGCGCGGGCCGCGAGATCCTGATCTGGTCCGCGGCGGCGTTCGGGACCTACGCGATCGGAGTCGCCGCCTACCTCGGCCAGTTCCCCTGGTCCAAGGCCTGGGGCGTGCTGGGCTCCACCGCGGTCATCGGCACGGCCACGCTCGCCGTCGGCCTCCTGCTGGGCTTCCTGTTCGGCCTTCCGCGCACGGTCGAGGACTCCGGCGCACCCCCCGCGACGGGGGACGCGCGTACCGGCGACCCGTGGCCGGTCTACCGCTCCAACACCAACCTGGAGCAGATATCGGACTGGCTGACCAAGATCCTCGTCGGCGTCGGCCTCATCCAACTGGTCAGGATCCCCGAAGCGGCACGATCGCTCGCCCACTGGCTCACCCCGTCCCTCGGGTCCGTCCCGAGCAGCGGCGCCTTCGCGATGGGCATCGTCGTCTACAACCTCGTCGCGGGCTTCCTCATCGGGTACCTGGTCACCCGGCTGCGGATGGCGCGCGCCCTGAGCTCGGCGGACGCGGAGATCCGCGACGAGAAGATCGCCCTGCAAGACGCCATCTGGTCCCTCGCGCCCGAACCCGAAGGAACGCGCGGCTTCGGCGTCATGGGCGCACCCGAACGTCGCAAGGTCGTCGAGCTGGACTCACGAGTGCGCCGGCTCGAAGGCGCCGGCGGCCAACTCGACGCCGACACGTACCGCCTCCTCGCCGAGCACCTCGAACGCGCCGGCCGGTACGAGGACGCGGAGACCACCTACCTGAAGGCCGCCGAAGCGGAGCCCGACGACCCGGCCCCCCTGAACTCCGCGGGCGCCCTCCGCAGCACCCACCTGAGCGACTACGACGGCGCGGAGGCCCTCTTCCGCAAGGCGGCCGTCCTGGACCCGGCGTACACCCCGGCCCTCTACAACCTGGCCCGCAACGAACAACGCCGCGGCCGCACGGCGCAGGCCATGACCTACCTGGCCACCGCCATCGCGGCGGACCCCGCCACGTACGCCCCGACGGCCCGCTCGGACGAACTCTTCCGCGACCTCCGCACGGACCCGCTGTTCCGCCGCATCACGCGAAGCACCGGCGACCAGCCCGGCTCCGACTCCTGA